The sequence TTGAATACTTATGATGCTTGGAGTCTTGGAattgaaatgatttgattgatgtctttatataggggatcctaggtcaatttaccgaTCAGGGCGACCTTCAACAATCATGTTGAGCCAACAATTTCATTTCCCACCGAAGAGATAGGTCCCAACACATATTTCAAAATAGGGCCTGACCAAGGGGACCAGGGCGTTAGggccttggtcctcctcaatcaggGACCATGATTAAGCCCCAAGAGAAGGACAACACTCCAAGAAATTAGTTGGTAGATGTACATGGCATCAGAAATGGAGTTAAGGCACTGAATGGACCTGAATAAGAGATGAGGaggagacatgctaaagtaggggcacaaacatgaggtgtaaactaGCTCGGTGagaatttacgatgctacaatttaatattttttcaCAAAACCACcactattaaatctagggtttttttATGAACCGCCTCGATTTACTCTTTAAGTAGGACTTTAATCATAAAATTTTACTTTGGGGGTTATCACCCTCAAACCCTCATCTATGGGGTTTCCAACTCGATGACCCCCACACCCCATAGGCCTTCCCCCTTTGGAACCTTTGCAGGTAGATTGGTCTCCAAATTATGTCACAAATAGGTCCAAAATGTTAACACCTCTTTTTAGATTAATGGCCAAGTCAACCCCCTAGAATGTCACCCATGGGAGACCATGCTCTCAATTAAAAACTCTTATCATATGGCTTACAATTGGAGGCCCTACCTTAGAAAACATGAATTTGTTAATTTCCAGCTATATGGGTCTTAAGGAGAAGTTATTTGCAATGGTTACTCCATTGGGTTGAAGCATAAACTTGGGCTAAAAATTAGTCATCTTCTTTGTAGAGATACATCTCACTGCTACATTATGCTTGTTTATCTAAAAATGATTTCAAAATTACATCATGtaacaatataaaaaataattaatggtGTAAGGGTTGTTAATGGAATTACATTTATAATTGATTGTTAAGAATTGGGTTAGGTTGATGTATcctttataattacataaatatgtgTACATTGGTGGAAAGAGGGTTGTCTTGGAGAGTGGGGTTATAGGAAAGAACTTAGACCATTCAGAGTAGGCTATGTCCTTTTTAGCTTTGGCAATTATCTAATGTTTTAATGGATATCACAAGTGACCACAAGTTATGTTGCTAACTAGGTTATTGACATCCTAGTTAAGTTTTCAAAGTCCCTTGGCTCCAATTCAATGCTAGCTCATACAAAGTTGTTATCCCCTACTATGATCCAATAGAGATTTCTCTTACAACTTGTATACAACTAAGAAGAAAGGACCCTAAGATCAAGTGTCTAGCATACTCCTTTTGCTTAATTAGATCCAGGAGTACAAGAATGGCCCTAAATGAAGAAAACCATAAGACTATGGTTTTGGCATATCTAATTGTAAGAGAATTTTTCTCATTTCAGAACCAAGTTTTATATAAGAGCCAACTTCTATAAAAACACAAAACAATTGAAGTAAAGGACTCAACGAGAGCATAGATAGAGGGTTGTATACCACTTAAGATGTACTTGCTCTCTTTATGATGTGATCACCAAAACACTAAATCCTATGACCCACCTACAAATAAGATTTACCAATggtctagcttgatagtacttacAAAGCATGCTTTATATGTGTATCCTAGATTTTGTTGGATATCACTTGGGCATGTAGTTAATGGATGCTAAGAGCTACTCACAAGGCTTGGGTGGATTTTGCAAGCATGACAATTGACAAGATTGGCCAAACATTTCTCTATTTGTGTTGTGCTTCTCACTCAAATATGGAATTTTGCATTAAAAGCATCCATTTTTTATGTTCATTCATGGGGCAAAGTTGATACATTTAACGTTTGTGAAAAGTTGAGCATGTCTCAATCCACAAAAAGAGGAGTGTTACTATGCATAATTGAGTAAGTCTCAATTAACAATTGTGTTTCAATTCACAGAGACGTAAATAGTTGAGTCTCTCTCAATTTATAGGTATCATTAAATAATCGGGACATTTACCTAGACAAGAGCAATTTAGGTTGTTCTAAAGAAATTTGATGGTTAATCAAGGCATCCACTTGAATGTGACTAGTTTGGGGTGTTCTAGATGAGCAAAGAGATTTGGAAAATACGTTTTCGCAGACTTCCAAACGAACTACTACAGTCAATCCATGTTTATACTCTTTCCTTCTTTTTTCTTGAAATGTAAATCTTAAGAGATGCCGTTAGAAAATTAAGGTTTACATATCCTAATGAAATCACTTGGtgttggattaaataaataattagttgGGAGATAGTTTCATGTAATGTAGTTTAGCAAGTTTTTGGAAACTTGTAAACGAATGCAATGCTTTATAAGCATTTGTGAAAAAACAATGTAAAACCCCAAAAGTATTAATAATGTATTTACATATTGGTGTTCAATGTGCAACATTGACTTAATTTTGCAATATTTATGCCTGCAATCATTTTTCAACAAAGGCCAATCCCGTATAGAAGACTCTAATCAACTTTAAAAGAAAACATATTGCTTAATTTTCTAGTAAAACATATTGATTGATAAAAGTTCTGCTTCCAACTAGAAGACAAATAAAAGCCAATGTCAACATGTTTTGTGAATTTGATCCAGGTATAGCACTGTATACTGCTCCAAATTAGGTACCAATTCAGAGCTTCCTCGACACTTGGAAATAGCAGACAATCTCAAAAGGAAAATCAACAGGGATACACGCAAAAAATACTGCCTTAAAACAAAGAGTTCAAGGATTCATACTACCTTAAAATTCTAAGGATGATAAAATACGATATTTCAGTCAATTGTCAATTTACTGGGCTCCTTGTGGTCAGGGATCGAGAAATTTGTTAACTAAATCAAGTATATGAAATCTGTTCGACAATATGCTCGACAAATAAACTCGATCTGTCAGACGTGTTCAAGTCTATAAACTTACCAAGGACATATTCAAGTATATTTGAGAAGCTCTTGGTGCAGGACTGTTGCATTTAAAAAGTTTTAACAATTAGCCCATTTGGTTTGCAACTATTGAAATCAATGTGAACTGACGAGCCACTGTATAAATTAGTCATACCATTCAGTGAATGGAAGACCAACGAATTAACCTCTCTAGAAACACAGGCATTTAAACTACAAAGCAAACTTTGAGCACATTAAACTGGGTCTCAACATAGGCAATTTAACTTAAAACTTCTCCTTATTATTCATTCTTAAATGCACTTCACTCAACATCTTGAACACATGAAACTGGGTCTAAAGTCAGTCAGATTTTCCTATTACCTAGCTAGAAATACAGTCAAAACTTATTTTTAGTGCAATGATAGAGTTGGTTTGATAAATGTATTCAACACACATTTATTAAGCACAAATGTAGAGTCTGATAAGTATGTAATCAACCCACACATGTATTAAGCACAAATATAGAGTTGGATTAAATGTATCCAACACACATGTATCAATCACAAATATAGAGTAGGTTTGATAAGTATGTATTTAACCCACACATGTATTTAGCACTAATATAGAGTTGGTTTGATTGTATGTATCCACCCCGCATATGTATTAAGCACAAACACTAAAATGCTCCAGAACAACCTATTTGACAGTTCCATACGATTTGAATTTCAAACAAACAGCACAGTTACAGTCTACAATTATATTGTCGAAATATGAGATGTGGGAAAGATCGAATAACTGTTGTATTTTCCTCTCAATTGCTTGTTACAAATTACTGGATCAATGATATATGAACTTGCTTGTACAGATGATAAGAAAACAAatgcataaacaacaaaaatttaaGTCTATATGTGGGTTCTAATGCTGAAGCAAACAACAGCTTTTAAGCCTTAAGAAAGACAGATGAAATCCCATTAAAAATGTATTAAAGACAATGAAAATAAAAGCCgatttcatcaaaagagatgattgaTAAACATTTGTAAAATCGTTGAATTGAAAGCAGCTTTCAAATGAAGGAGGCACTCATTTCCCAAATCATTTTGTTTCTGTTGAATGTGTGCAATACACCAGAATTCTGGTTAAATATTCTATCATCCCAAACTTGACCTTGTAATCTCATAAGCAAGGAAACATGCAGCATTGGCAGGAACGCTTCTAGCCATGGCAGGCCCAAAGCCTTTGTACAAACCTTTAATCCCTTCAGAAGCAACAATTTTCTTGAATGCATCAATTGAGCCAGAGTACTTTGGCTGGTGGTAATTATCAACCTGGATAACACTCTTCACAACATCAGTTGGATATACAGCCAACCAGAAAGCACCACCAGCAAGCCCACCTGAAGTAAGAAGAGCACCTTGGCTCAATCCAGAAGTATCCCGTCCTCCAGCCAAATACTGCTTTAGTGCCTCATAGACACCAAACATAACTGCATTTCCAGGCACTTCCCGTGCCAAAGTAGGGGTGAGACCCTTAAATAGTCCTAGAATCCCTCCCTCAGACTTTAAAACATGTTTGGCTACACTGATTGGTCCATTGTATTTGATGGAGGCTGCTACTGCTGTGGAGGATGCACCTGTTTTATGGGAATTTGGAAGGActcaaaataaatattatatgtTAATCTTTAAGGGAAAACAATTGATTTACCAATAATATATTATTGAGTGCATCAACAAGGCTCAAATGATGTACAGATGCATTGCACTGAACTGTTTTGGTTTAACTATGCAATGGGAGGTTTATTCCAATGTGTTTGAACTTTGAAATAAATCTCAACCTTTCAAAGCACCATGCTGAATGATGAACGGTGTACATTTATTTCCCCATTGTATAAAGCAAACCTCAATAGTTCAGTTCAATGCTTGAGCCCTGTAGATATCCTCCATAATCATGCTCGAGTCCCTATGATGTATGAATGTTAATTCTACAAATGCAGTCAATTGAGCTACAGTTAACTTAGAAGTTGGCAAACTCAGAAGCATACAAAAAAATTACTAAATGAGCCAATTGGAAAAGTCCTTGACCTGTTGTTGTCCCAGCAGTGGCAACTGCAGCAGCTTCTCCAGTGGCAAGAGCACTTTGAGCTTGCAATCTACACTTCACTAGCTCAGTTGGGCAAGCTAGCATTGACACGGCAACACCCGCCCCTGCTCCACAAACTACCTGCTTTTCCACAGAAAGGGGAATCCCGGGCGCTGTTCTAACTAAGGCTTCCATCTGCCCTCTGGCAGTAAAGAGAACTGCATTTAGTGCTGCCACTGTAGCTAATGGAGCTCCCATTCCTTTGTACAGACCTCGAGGGCCCTCTGCTGTAATTGTCTGTCTGACAGCATCCATGGCACCAGCATAGCGTGGCCGTTGGCCTGGAGGAGGTACAGGCTGGCTCTGCAGCTTTACCTTGATTGTGTCAAAGGGATGCCCACATATCAATTGTGCTACTCCTCCAACAGTGCCAGAAAGCAGATCTTTGCTTGCATTATTTTCCATTATGCCCTTCAAAACCAGTATCTATCTGCACCACAAAGCGCTAACAAAATTAAAAAAGTTGAGAAAACGATGGGAGCCCAGGCCCCAAACTAAATAACAGAACTAGAACAATATCTTTGCAACTACTGATGGAGAGCTTGCCTGTTTATTTTCCTCAGTCAATCAAAAATCATAAATACAATATTATTACTAGGTGGCCATCATAATCACTATAAACCTTTCCAGGAGTCTTACAACTGTTCCCATTCAACTTATATACATTTGTTGGGTGTACAAAGGAATTTCACTTAGTAGTGAAGCTGTAGCTCTAGCCTGAAAGAGTGGTCATGCATCAGGGCACTAAACCCTTGAGGATAGTCAGTCCCTTAGCTAAGCATTGGGGTTCAATGGAGTTACAAAGTACTAAATTTGACTAAGAGTCATGCATAGATTATCTGTTTACCATTAGGGGACAGCGACACAATTTGGAGCTGCCCAAGAGTAGTGGAAATTTATGAATCCAGTTAACTGAGTTCAGCTATAGGGGCCCAAGCAAGACAAGGAGAACTGAGCATGTGGGAGGGATGTTCCAGGCTCAGTCTGTGCAATCCCAGCAATATGTGGTTTTCTTTTTGTTAGTGGTATGTTTTACAGTGTTCTCTCAATAGTTCAATAATTGAATGTGGACCATGTCAAGCTTGGTGTTTAAGAAATGGTGTGACAATTCATTTGCAAAACATTAAGTGTTAAAAAATTACATCATGTCAGAAGATGGGAACAATGCCTCTGGATTTTACAAGAGGCTTTACATGAGTTTTCTGTGACACTTTTGAATAGCATACAGTGAAGTGACATGAACAAGTATTATTCAAATGGGCTACATATCATTTAAATGGACTGCAGCAAGTTCCATTTTTAAAGTGGCACTTCAATATCATTTTTCAGAAACATCTATTGTATTTGATAATTTTATCAGATATAGACTGAATCAAGCTAGGGGCCACGTGTAAAACCAAACTCATTTTCCCTCGACTTAATTAAATCTAATCTCTTTTTGGTACAGATTACATCATGTGTTGAAGAGAAAACATAAAAGTACTAGCTTGTGGTGACTGCAGGTTCATTTGTAGACGAAAAATCAAAACCATTTTCACACATTTCCTTTTTAAAAAGGGAAATTAATCTTTGTTTGACATGTCTTATTTAGTTTAGATTTTTGTGTGTTCCTAGCTAAGAGTGTGTATGGTCTCCTCTCATGCCGCAAGGTGAACTCACTTGTGTATGTTCTCTCCTCGCTGCTTAGGGCAATCTTGGAGATCAAAAATAAGTGTcactttttatttctctttttagtgGGCTTTGCTTGGATTTCATCAACAAGTGGCAGCCCAAACCCTCATGTTTCAGCAGGGTATAAAATTTGTTGAAGGATAGCATCGGTCAGTAATCTACTGATCTGACTGAGTCAAACaaaattgtctaattggcctaatcaGCCTTAGACAACTTAGTTTAACAATTAACTATATATTgatatgataaaatgataattaatATGCATTATACAAGAACCGATTAATGTATGATTCGATTCTATGAAATGATCACTGAATCGATGAGTGATTAACATATGAATCGATTCGATGTTAAATCTTATTAACTAACGTATTCATTTAGCGTGTTGATTCTTAAATGATCTAAGAGGGAGAGACGTGATGGTTAAAGAGAGACATGTCGTTTGTATATAAGTTCGATCTCTCCCTCTATTAGTAGTTCGATGAGGATAGAAGATATAAGGATTAGTGAAATAAGAAACAGATTAGATTCATATCTTACACATCGAATTTGACCCATCATCGAAAGCAGGTTATATTTGCTTCAAATCGGATTGAAGTCCCAGGCAGATTACGTATCTCTCTGCAGATCATATTCCTTGTCCTGCAGATTTGCTGTCATCTCCCAGTCTGCATTCACAAACAACAATCAGACCAAGCTCACTCATTGTGGGGTGATTTCTGTGCTTACCATCAGATTATCATTATAGGGCAGATCGAACCCATAGGTTGAACTGTGTTGATACTTTCTTGAGAGGTGAAACTAATTCAtaatcaaataattttaaatataatctGATCTCCAAACTTAACAAAATTTTGGTAGAGAATCAAAAGACAAGCACATATGTCATTTTCGACTAAATTTGCAAAaaactttataccttgcaaaatgaAGGCAGAGATTGCATTACCCTTTTGCACCAAGCTATTAGACATACCCCTCATTTCATGAACTTGGGCCTTACATACCTTTGGGCATATTGAGGACGCCCTCTTAGCAAACCTTGTGCAAGCCTAGTTAGACAACTTTGGCTATCCGTACTTGTGATACACCAATAAGTGGCTAGCCCCAAAAAAGTTACTCACCACATGCCCCTAGAAATGGGATTGTAGGTCACATATGCTCTCCTCTCACACCGTAGCGTGTACTTGAGGATCAAAACTGGTTAGTACCCCTTCATGGATCTTACTTTCCACGCCTGGACAAGGTATTGTTGATGGACTCACAAGTGGGTACATACCCACATGAATAACCTTAAGTTGTGTCTACTCTGTCTTCCCTGTTTGACAAAAAACAAAATCAACTCATCCAAAACATTGTCTTTTCAAGTCAAACCAGATCAAATCCTTTGTATTTCACCGATTGTCACTAGGAACAGATCTAAATTAACACCAATACGAACATTGAAAAAGAAAATCCACTCTCACAAAGTTTATTTAGGAACCATCTCACACAACCAAGCTACCCACAATGATGACAATGAAAGCTTGCATAACGAGAGCACATATGCATACGACCAAGACAGCTTTTCAAGTCCGATTCAAGATGAGCTATATTCAATGGAATCTTCCTCCGAAACAAGAACAAGTTCATTAGACATCTCATAGAATCAAGGGCTAGGCTCCCTAGAAAATTGACCTTACTACCATCATAGGCCAAAGTTCCCCTTCCCAATGTCTTGTGATCATGATAGGACTCGTAACCATGCCCATGACTATAATGACATCCTAAACACCAACTATCTCGGTGGAAGAGAAACCAATGAAGCCACAAACAACATAGACCATACCCCACACAACAATTGTGGCAAAGGTTACTCTCACCAAAATTATCAATCTAACCATACCAATCCCCCTTCCAAAATCTAGCCACCTCATTTAACCAAGAATGACAAGAAATGAAAGATGCCATTAAGGACCTACAAGCTAGGTCCTCTAGTCAACAAAAGAGATATAGATTTGAGGATTTGTGCCCTTATCCTCTTGACAAATCACTCACACAAAAATCTTTCCCTCCTCACTTTGGAATTCCTAAATTCAATAAGTACAAGGGAAAGGGGACTTGCGTGACCACATCAAGGAATTTTAAATGGCATGCCAAGAAGTGGCTTATGATGATGACTTCTTAATCCACCTTTCCCTAGGAGCCTAGGTGGCCAAGCCCTTGAGTGGTTCCTTCTCCTAAAGGGTACCATTTTCTATTTCTGATCTAATGGAGAAATTTGTAAAACACTCCTACAACATTGAACATGAATTGACCATGATGAATGTATGTAACACCAAGCTAAAATTGGGGATAGTTTCTCTTCCTTTATACAATAATGGCAAAGCCTTCCAAGTAGCTTCCCATCACCTATACTAGGAAAACAGCTAGTCCACATCTTCATCACCAATATCAACACTACAATAGCTTTTCATTTACAAGTTCAGTGTGTCACCTCCTTTGATAGGGGATGCAAATCACAAGAGCCCTAATCAACAAGGGGCTTATGAAAATCTTCTCCAAATATCAAAACACCAATAAAAAACCTAAATTTTTCAACAAAAAGAAGAACTAGTTTGTGATGGACCCATAGATGCAAAGAATGTCTAGGCTATGCAAAACCATCCAAGTGTTACTATACCTCAAGGGAAACCCAAACGAGAAATCAAAAAACATTGATAAACTCCCCTGAGGGAGCCCATGGACAAAGTGTTGTTTACAAATTAACAAAAGAAAGCACGATTATCTTGCCCCTCACCAAGCAATTTGAGGAAAGAAAACCTAAATTGG is a genomic window of Cryptomeria japonica chromosome 7, Sugi_1.0, whole genome shotgun sequence containing:
- the LOC131041429 gene encoding mitochondrial carnitine/acylcarnitine carrier-like protein, coding for MENNASKDLLSGTVGGVAQLICGHPFDTIKVKLQSQPVPPPGQRPRYAGAMDAVRQTITAEGPRGLYKGMGAPLATVAALNAVLFTARGQMEALVRTAPGIPLSVEKQVVCGAGAGVAVSMLACPTELVKCRLQAQSALATGEAAAVATAGTTTGASSTAVAASIKYNGPISVAKHVLKSEGGILGLFKGLTPTLAREVPGNAVMFGVYEALKQYLAGGRDTSGLSQGALLTSGGLAGGAFWLAVYPTDVVKSVIQVDNYHQPKYSGSIDAFKKIVASEGIKGLYKGFGPAMARSVPANAACFLAYEITRSSLG